Sequence from the Zeugodacus cucurbitae isolate PBARC_wt_2022May chromosome 5, idZeuCucr1.2, whole genome shotgun sequence genome:
ctatataattcgcaaaaaattgtttttttcttaatataacgggaacgaataacgggatcgttttgaaatttggaacatagttgGAGGAAGCGTTGCCCTTTTATATGAGGCCCCAATCTGCCCGATCGGTTCATAAATGGGGGAGTTATTCAATGAAAACCGCCGGCAAAACCCCTACTATGcggttctgcgcgcctggtgcaaatccaggaattttgctttcaggtGGAATGCATTTTCTTTGGTGTCACTAACACTATTACATGGAGTATACATGTTAGCATTGCATTCTTTAGGGGTGAAATTTTTcctatataattcgcaaaaaattgtttttttcttaatataacgggaacgaataacgggatcgttttgaaatttggaacatagttgGAGGAAGCGTTGCCCTTTTATATGAGGCCCCAATCTGCCCGATCGGTTCATAAATGGGGGAGTTATTGAATGAAAACCGCCGGCAAGACCCCTACTATGcggttctgcgcgcctggtgcaaatccaggaattttgctttcaggtGGAATGCATTTTCTTTGGTGTCACTAACACTACTACATGGAGTATACATGTTAGCATTGCATTCTTTAGGGGAGAAATTTTTcctatataattcgcaaaaaattgtttttttcttaatataacgggaacgaataacgggatcgttttgaaatttggaacatagttgGAGGAAGCGTTGCCCTTTTATATGAGGCCCCAATCTGCCCGATCGGTTCATAAATGGGGGAGTTATTCAATGAAAACCGCCGGCAAAACCCCTACTATGcggttctgcgcgcctggtgcaaatccaggaattttgctttcaggtTGGAAGCATTTTCTTTGACGTCACTAACATTACTACACGGTGTATACATGTTAGCGTTGCATACTTTAGGGGTGAAATTTCTCCatataattcgcaaaaaataGGTTCTCTCTTAATATATCGGGAACGAATACCGGCATCGTTTTGAAAACTGGCTAGTAGCGTTACCCTTTCATATTACTCGGatggatttgatatttttagataatattttaaacatattgcactatttaataagacaacaatttttatttgaatcttGAAACCTTTATAATCTCTGAAATCAAGTAATGAATttcctaataaatatttttattacacagGTGTCGTTCCATTGGACTCGGTCGCACTGTCGTGGCATGTACACTACTCACATCCGCTTTATTTACGTTCGCCTGCAGACCATTTGTGGGTAAGTGTTAGATTATGTTTAGATTACAAATACAGTTACATTTTACTTGTAtcgcatatttaatttttttgatttcaggTCTTATACGTGATCGTTTCAACTATTCATTGCTACATTGCTGCCATCTCGTGATCACTTGAGTCACTGGTGCTTCGTTATCGCCGTCGCTGTCCCGATCGCAAGCGATCGCGTTCGTATCAAAGActcaaaccaaatatttttcggATGCACAGAAATGAGCTGTTATCAAAAGAATATGTATAGCATATATTAACACTGGTAGCTCCATTGGAGATGAGATATATAAATGTACTTAGTTGAATTGCTCTAACTCAAATCATCATAATccgaaaaaaacttcgagttatggcagaaaatttgtatgaaatttgacttttattgccaattcaagagttcgagttatagcagttcaactgtatatataaacatgtatatataaattttcctaCAATGCCTTAAATaacaatacacatacacacatatacaatatatacatatacaaacattgaTAATTAAGCCACTAGAACTACTTTtaagaaatgtaattaaattgtaatgaaaatatgcaaatacaacaaagtttttaatttttacttaagagGATCTACATAGAGGCACATTGTGAGTACAAAATTCGGGGAAGAAGTGAGCCTACTTCTAGTGCTGTAATTTATATTCTGCTAGTCTGTGTTATGGGTGTTAAAATTACCTTTCATATGccacaaaaatattcaaaatcaatTCAGATTTACCGGAGTAATGGCCATTCAAATTGTTGGTGTCAACTGAAGGGGAATTCCCCTTTTTCCGCACATTTGGATGCGCAAAAAAACGTTAATTAAGCTGGAATATgcgaatattttttgctcttaatttaatttggatATCGATTAATGCGAAATAAGTTAGAAAATGTGTGTACTTTGGAAAATTCTATAAGAAATTTCGATGTCAAATACctcatatatgaattttatttaccaaattgCGAACACTTCCGTTTTCCaaagcatgtacatatatacattaaattagtgtAGAATTCTTCAGGCTTCAAGAATATATAAACGTTTTTACTAACTTATGGGCATGgtcaaattttattgccaaaaaacaCGAAAATGACTCTCAAACTGTCGGAAAGAAGGGCTTATAGCTGAAATATTTAAAGAGTTAGAATTCTGCAAAGTATCTCAGAAGATGCGCAATTCTCTCAGGATAccgttagcaaaaaaaatttcatcaaaattcgcATTCAAACTGCtgtttttcgcaattttcacTTTGATGTTCAAAATACAAGTCGCATATTTGAATGCCAATGGAAAACCattaatttttgcgaaattcgTGCCCACGTGCATATGCTACACTTTTGACACGCGCCACACTCAGCCACAGCAGCCATggtgcatgtaaatatgtatgccagCAGGCATGTATACATGTGGTGCGTGTGAAAAAGCACGCAATCACACTTTTTGCCAAAACTTCGtggtttcttaatatttttcgaggtttgtttgtttaaattgttgcaTTAATTTGGCGCAAAATTATAAGAACAAATTCCATGGCAAAGtgattagaattaaataaatattaataatataacataGTACTATCTTTGCTGTTAGTAGGCTTTCAAACTTGTCCAAAAAATGGAGCTACTTAACATTAATGGTACTCAGAATAATCTGCAGGCCTCCCCGCAACTTTTTATGCCCATAATGTACAACTAAAGTTAGCATTTGCTGGTGCTTTATGCTGTTTTCTCATATTTGTTGACGATTgcaacatatttaaattttttataattgtttacagtgcaataacaacaactatttttttatacacttgTGGGCCATGCGATTCTGAAGAGACCAGTAAAAACCGCATGGCTCTAAGTGCCTCCGTTTGGCCACAATTCGCATTTTTCAAtttcgcagccacctactgcctgctcctggtcgcctggtagaaatcccAATTTTTGGCATCAAGTTGAAATGCATATTTTCGCAGCCGACGTCGGCAGCGCCGGACAGCAGCGAAACGCAAGTGTTTCTAACTTTTGAACCAGAGGTCGGATTTGGGtgatctaaattttgaatttcacagGATCGCATGGACTATAATCCTAAATAAGTGGATTCCGTGTTGGAATTACCCGCGAATTACTACAATTAAAAATGTGATGCAAATCgcgaattttaatgaaaattacacACAAGATGCATTCGTTTGCTTAAATAAGTTTCAGGAAATGGTGGTAGTAGTTACTCCGTGTCATTAGCTATCCATTCAATGCCTTAGATgttcaataaaacattttttttatacacaatCTACGCAATTTTGTGTTGGTTGAACGACTGTTTTTGTTTGCtacaaataattattcattttctacttcatttttatattctcctttTCTTCTATGCATGTGCAAACGCTGGTTGATGCACCCAAATGTGTTCGTTTTTGGCGTTACCATTTCTTccaagtttgaaattttttatataactttatatgctgatttaaggtaaaaaatcatctagtttctatatttgcaatttagaactcgaaattccggtgttttaacaaaattttcgttGAAAGTTTGCgatttgcaacatatttttatttctctaaatTCGCTGGTTATTCCAAGATAGATTCTTATTATACAGGATTATAGAGCATGCGATTCTGCagattttggcatttttagttTTACGCTACGACCagccgttcaaaagttataagcgttTTTCTGTTCggcagccacctactgcctACTCTTGGTCGCCTGGTGGAAATCCCAATTTTTCGtaccaaattgaaatgcatgttttTGGCAGCGGCGCCGGCAGAGCGGCAGAGCTGCCCgatggtgttgcatatgcaaaggggcaaatttgaattaacGGAAGCAGGATGTGGCGGGACCGGAAAATGTCACCGGGCGGAAACCGGATGTGACCAACTTCCGGTCCCAACTTCCGATTTCCGGTCCCCAACTTCCGGTCTGGACCCCAAACCGGAAGTGAAACCCCGTTATTTTCATTTCCGGTTTCCGGTCCGAGTCGACTTCCGGCCCCGCCACATCCCGCTTCCgttaattcaaatttgcccctttgcaTATGCTACACCATCGGGCAGCTCTGCCGCTCTGCCGGCGCCGCTGCCAaaaacatgcatttcaatttggtacgaaaaattgggatttccaccaggcgaccaggagcaggcagtaggtggctgcgaaaTAGAAAATTGCGAATTGTGGCCAAACGGAGGCACTTAGAGCCATGCGGTTTTTACTGGTCTCTTCAGAATCGCATGGCCCACAAGTGTATAaaaaatggttgttgttgttgcactgtaaacatttataaaaaatttaaatatgttgcaatcggcaacaaatatgagaaaactGCATAAAACACCAGCAAATGCTAACTTTAGTTGTACATTATGGGCATATGGGCATATTCTGAGTATCATTCATGTTAAGTAGCtccattttttgtaaaagtttgaAAGCCTACTAACAGCAAAGATAGTACTATgtgatattattaatattaatttaattctaatCACTTTGCCATGGAATTTGTTCTTATAATTTTGCGCCAAATTAAtgcaacaatttaaacaaaaaatcttcgaaaaatattaagaaaccaCGAAGTTTTGGCAAAAAGTGTGATTACATGATTTCTGCACTCTTTGCAGTGGCTTAACATGGACAATAACATTCTACTGTCCGCTAACATAACAGCTTAACAGGGACAATAACATTCTACTGTCCGCTAACATAACAGTTTTGGACAATAACATTCTACTGTCCGCTAACATAACAGTCCGCACAGTTAACAGTGCGTTAACAGTATCAGGCAGAAAtccacctactgcctgctcctggtcgcctggtagaaatcccAGTTTTTCGtagcaaattgaaatgcatgttttTGGCAGCGGCGCCGGCAGAGCCACCGgatggtgttgcatatgcaaaggggcaaatttgaaACAACGGAAGTGGGTAGTGGCGGGACCGGAAATCACCACCGGACGGGAACCGGATATGACCCACTTCCGGTCCCCAACTTCCGGTCTAGACCCCAAACCGGAAGTGACACACCGTTATTTTCATTTCCGGTTTCCGGTCCGGGTCGACTTCCGGCCCCACCACTTCCCACTTCCGGtaattcaaatttgcccctttgcatatgcaacaccaaAGTGCGATGTCCGGCGCCACTgcagaaaaatgcatttcaacttGATGCCAAAAATTGAgatttctaccaggcgaccaggagcaggcagtaggtggctgcgaaaTTGAAAAATGCGAATTGTGGCCAAACGGAGGCACTTAGAGCCATGCGGTTTTTACTGGTCTCTTCAGAATCGCATGGCCCAcaagtgtataaaaaaatagtttttgttgttgtactttaaacatttataaaaaattaaaatatgttgcacTCGGCAACAAATATGAGAAAACGCACCACACGCATGCATACCAGCAAACACACAAGGGTGTAATTAGTGTGTTTGCTAGTGTGCCTGTGTGTGGCGCGTGTTAAAGTGTAGCATATGCACGTGGGCACGAATTTCGCAAATATTAATGGTTTTCCATTGGCATTCAAATTCGCGGCTTGTATTTTGAACTTCAAAgtgaaaattgcgaaaaacaGCAGTTTGAATgcgaattttgatgaaattttttttgctaacagTAACTTGAGAGAATTGCGCATCTTCTGAGATACTTTGTAGATATCTAactaatcaaatatttaatttataagcgCTTATTTCCGACAGTTTGAGAGGCATTTTCGtgttttttggcaataaaatttgacCATGCCCATAAGTTAGTAAAAACGTTTATATATTCTTGTAGCCTGAAGAATTCTACACCAAtttcatgcatatatgtatatgatttggAGAACGGAAGTGTTcgcaatttggaaaataaaatatttatatgagttATTTGTAATCGAAATTTTCTATAGAATTTTTCAAAGTACGCacattttttaacttgtttCGCATTAAGAGATATCCAAACTAAATTAAGAGCAAAAAATAGTCACAACTTTCAGCTTTATTAACGTTTTTTGCGCATCCAAATACGCGGAAATGGGGGCTGAGTATTCCTCTTCTGTTGACACCAACACTTTGAATGGTCATAAGTCTGGTAAATCTGTaccgatttcgatgatttttgtGGCATATGAAAGGAAATTTCAACATTTACATCTTTTTTTGCTTTCGAAAGGAAAAATtcctgaaattattttttaattcatactTACTTAGCTTTTTCTatccattttatttgcaataaaagtatttgttgtttacattttaaattttttttattttttatttattattataataattgtattttcattagcagctatttactgttatttggtCACTTTGGGCTGAATTTTGTTAGCCAAAAACtgagaattttcaaataattaaatgtctAATATTTTTGCgtaaatttttgtgattttgttttttgttattaaatttgctagtctcttttgttttaattctttaattttttaatttttccttttacttattttcattttattcactTTAAGCTTAAAtgctatttcttttaatattaatttatgatcTAGATCATCATTCATGCTCCTAATTGCTGGCGTTTATTTGCCCTGCCAACAATTTACAGTTTATacagttgttgttatgttttttgttgtatatgtttatatgtgtgtttattgttgtttctttGGCTGTTTATAAAATTGTGTTGGCTGCCTCTACTATACGCTAATTACATGAAATTAATTTCGCTGCTGCTCATTTACGCAAAATTTCTTCGCTAAGTTAGGGACACTAATAAACTGTTATTGgcgaaaaaaatagtaaaatttaaaaaaaaaagtgtttgatAATAATGCATGCAAGTGTTGTTTTGGTGAATTTGTGTAATGAAAATCCTTACAGCTCGTTCACactatgcatttttttatttaactttgtgtgtgtgatttggtattaaaatgtttactgttattttttacattttactttgtatttgttgttgttgttttttgttagatttttattttttcttttgccataaatttacatttaaattcattttttgccTGCAAACTTTTTACactgattatttttgttttttgtgacACTTCTCTTTGGCTCTTTCGCTCTCTTTATAATCCGACCGACAGcttaattatgtttatttaatgcaatttagctttaaaagttttaaaaaatctcTAATCTATTtagtaatttacaatttctgccaatatttacaatgcccgttacacatacatatacacttgtatgcatatatgcatatacatatatctacatataaataaCCATTATGCGCCTCAATAaaagttaattattaattaaagatAAGccgatttacatacatacagacatggtTATGTTTGCTTATTATCAATgccagaaaatatatatatgtatatttagttcATTATGTAATACATACTCaattagtgtttttgtttttcttttttttttgtattttgattttttgttgttttctatgaTGTGTCTTTTttctctaaataaatatattattacataatagCCATTTTTTGCTGACTCAAATTTTATCTTTCGCACAGCAGCTGCAACGCTTTATCCTAATTGAACATGCTGCAGCAACTGCAACTAAAgctaaattcattgaaattaaatataattgaatttaaaaattagcaaaattttgcatttcagctaaatgcatttaaagcgtaaataaatgcaatttttttttgtaaaaataaccaCTAAGCTCTAATTTGCAATGTTTAAGCTCGTAGATGGTTGTGAAAGTTACTACAATGACGTTGGATTCAACTCAATATTGGTCAGAACTAGCCGTTCATATtataagaagaagaaagtaAAGCTATGCTCTTGGCAGTTAAATAAACATTAACgggcaataatataataaatatcggGATATATAGCGATCGTGCTAAAAAAGATCTAAAAATAGTTTCAACGTTCTATGAAAAGTTTCTCAAGTTGTATCACTTTTCAATTGGAACATTTGTAAATCTTTCCAAAACATTTTAATCCAAGTACCACAAAGAGAGTGATGACTAATAGAGTCATGACTAATAGTTGCCACAAGTCAAAACATCGTTCGAAATTAGGAAGTGTTTTCTAGTCTCTGGATCTAAACTGGCAATCTTAGACGCCGATAGTCTTTCTGGAAACAAATCTCATAAAATATCGTAACTGTTACAAAGCCTGCCTAAAACgagtaaattataaattacatatatcaTTTCAGAACTCTGTGAGCTATTTTTGCATTGCGTATATCGGTAGTTCTTTAGTGGGGTTGTCTCGCagaaaatgcacatataaacaattaattatagaaatctaatatttaatagaaatccGATCAACCTTAGAATACAGTTCTACAATggacctaatcattgaatccacagcgaattcgatttcgatacgataaagatttttgttcgaaaatgttcatgcattcattgattccgtcgagaGATtgttttaccacaaagtgagaacgaaAAACTGCTTCatcgacctttatcgacaaatgagaCAAACGCGACAaatttgatcaattaaattgtgtgtgctttttgcttcgttcaaaaaaaaaaaaattggtaggtaaatgagttcaatgtgattTGATCGTGATCGTTATTTTCGATATAGTTTCAATGAtttcgacgtaaaatttttcgatcgtatCGAACTATTTTACGAttgaaacggattcaatgattaggcccaatatatgaagaaaaatttatttcaccTTATATTGTTATTGGCTATAATTTGTATCAGTTTAATAAGAAGAAGTCCTCAATGAAGAAatgatatttgaaatataaacgaTCGAACTGAGACAAAAAGGAGAATAACACATGGTTTGGTAATAACATTATAGTGAAAGTGCTTAACTGGAATAATTTCGGAATTAGAGGACTTAATTTGGTACTACAGGACTGAGTGAATATTCCTATTAAAAGTTTATcccaataattatttataaataagctTTATGATTTCTATTTAAATCATCTCTATGTAACTTTTCAGTAgttattctaaaataaaatatatatattttaaaatagagaGCATTCCAGTTTTCTGATAAGGTAGTTGCATTCAAATCCAATTTTTATTATACCAATTGAAAAATTCTAAACATCTTTTAACAGTAGAAGTACTTCTAGCCAACTAGGAGGACCGTTTATGGTACTAATTATTAAGGAATATATTGCTATTCCAAGCTTTTTTATGTAACACAACCGTGAATAGACtagaagtaaaatattaaacttcCACGCTAATTTGACGCTCAAATTAATACTTAGCTCAGCAATACTAAGCAAGTGACGAATCGAATAAGCAAAGTGATATACTAGCACTActctaataaaatttcaatataatgaaGGGAAGCTTTTGACATAATTAATTCCTCTATTTCCTATTCAAAAATCTGATATATAGTGAATGCTCTCTTTAAACTAcactatttaattcaaattgatTCGGTTGAACCTATgtgtatttcaaaattaaaggaAAAGGTTAATGTGAACAAAAAGTGTATATGATTGGAAAAACTtacaattcattatttttatccCGCTCATGATTTCAAAGCAGCTCTGAACTGCTGAGAGACTCTTTTTATCAATTTGTAGTGGTTACTTTTGCTTGGCAAATACGAACTCAAAACTACTCACGCCTTATTTCGACCAGACGAGATATTATGGTCTCTAAAAATAGAGAAAACCTGCAACCTGCCTACGACTGAAACAGTACCTATAGATATAAATAGATAATAGAGATTTCTTAGCAAAGTAGACTGAATTGTTAGTAAAAACCAATGCTGTAGAGCTACGGAGCACTATATCTTCAACAAATATACCTTTtcgcaaatataaaatttagctccgaagaaattgttggaATAAAATAGAGGCAGTTTCTTTCGAATAAAGTATAAGTGTGCTTTGAACGAAGGAAGAAGCATTTATATACAACATAATCACTTTTTTATGGTCAATTATTTGTTGGGTTTGAGTTAGAGACCGCTAATCTCGCAAGTACTGGTTCTAAAttaatgataattaaaaaaaataataattttctaactCTAACGAAATTGTTCTTATAAACTATATGCTATGCTATAACAGTAATATCTTATGAATGCCCTACTAAGTACGAAGATGATGTGGAAAAATGAGAACTACTAGCATATGAGACTCGATAATATGTATCTTACAACTGCTTAAGTACTAGCtataatattagataaatttgtTGCTTACTACTATAATTTAGTGTCTAAACTATGCCTACATACTTACTAGCACTCTCTTGTTCTCGCTAAGCTTATAGATTTATAACTCTTGTATAACTGTGTATATTACAACGCCATCATATTTACACCTGCGTGCCGTAATACTACAGCGACACATAGTCCGTACCGCCACCCGCATCCACTACCTTCGAATTACCGCTTGCGGCGTTTGACGCATTCGCGGCTGcggatttttgttgttgacagtcttgttgttgttgtccctGCTTTATGCTGCACGCCTCCTCAATGAAGCGTGTCTCATCCTCCTCGCACTCTTCGTCCGCTTCATCGGGCAGCGAGAGCGTCGAATTGCCGCTTGCCGTTATGCGCCGACCCATGTTGTCGTACTTCAGCCCCGCATTGCCAGACGCCGAATTGCCGCCCGCGCCGCCTTTGCAAAGCGGTCGCAGCGGTGTGGCGTCCATTGTGGTGGGCGGCGTGCTGCAGGAAGGCGGTGGCGGTGAGAGCGTGCCTATGCAGGCGGCGCAGGCTTTGGCATTGATGGCCGCCGCCACCGCTGCCGCCGCTTGGTTGTGATGGCACTGGGTGGACATGTTGGCTGCGgcaggtggtggtggtggtggcggcaaGCCAACTATATTGGCGGCATATGCTTGGCGTTGCtgcagctgctgttgttgctgctgatgttcCTGATAGCCTTGGCTGTAGGTGGTGTCCAGATTGTGATACGAGACGATTTCATCGTGTGGATACAAAttcgtttgttgctgttgttgttgttgcagtgaatGCTGATGCTGCAGCGATGAGTCCTTCTTGAGTATGCCGCGGCGTTGATGATTGCGCGGCAGCGTCGCAAACGACGAAACATTCACAGCAGTCGTGGTACCCGAAGGTAACATTGTATTTGTCGTGGCATTCGTATTGCCACCAATACTGCCGCTGGTCACACTAACGCCAGTCTGCACATTGGTGCCATCGGCATTCAGTTGTCGCTTCGGTATATTCAAGAGGTCGGGATACATGCTGATATCCGCGCCGTCGAGCATATCCTGCGTTACAGAGACGCTGATGAAGATATTACCGTACGCGGGATTGGGCACAATGTTGGAGCAAAACTCCGGCGGTGGCGGAAAGACACCCACATTCAGTGGGAACTCCTCTGGTATGGTACTCGGATGCGACGAGCCACCAACGCCTGAGGCCATTGATGTTGGTATGCCGACCACACTGCATGAACCGTCCGCGACGGCCATCAGTTGTTGGCGATTCGGCGCCATCATTGAGTTTTGACCGCCATTGCCACCGCCAGCACCGGCCATATGCGCATGatgttgttgtagctgctgtTGATGCGCCTGCTGATGTGTCAGCTGATGATGATTGTGATTGGCACCGCGCATATTCTCCGTTGCATGTATTTCGATCGGCTCAAAGCCGATTACCGACTCCGTTTTACTCATTGTCGTTACCGTATTGTTATCCATGATACAGCTGTCGCCGCGatccgctgttgttgttgtgatactCAGATCGAGCAGCTTCTTCTCCTGATCATTAAAGCTGACACTCGGTTTCACGCCGGATTTCTTCGGATGACGTCGCTGTCGTGATGTGCGTTTGCACAAACACACCACAAATGAGAGGAGTATGAGCAGAAATATCGTGCCGAATGTGCCCATGATCAAGCCGAAGTACCAAAAGGTCTCCGGCGTTTTGACCAAAACATGCTGCACAATTTCTGTTAGATATATGCTGATATTCTGCGTTGCCACGCCTACCACATTTGAACCGATGCACGCATATGTGCCTGCATCCAGGCTGGTCATATTGAAGACAGTCAAATTACTCCATAGTTTGTCCGATGAGATTGACTCTGCATCGAAGATCACATTGTCATTATCCAAGATTTTGCCATTCAACTCCCATGTGACCTCGGGTAATGGGTCACCATACACCAGGCAGCTGAACGTCGTATTGCTTCCGATATCTATATTCTGTACATCTTCATTGTTGAAGAGCTCCACTTTGGGCATGCAGCCGAATTGCTCCTCATCCACATTCTCCCATTGCTTATCCTTCTGGGACGGCGGTCCCTTACACAGCAAACTGATGCTGTTCAACTTGCTTTTCACATACCAATTGCGAAATTTACGCAGCTTGCAGTTACACTGCCATGGATTCTCATCCAAGACGAGTGTCTTCAGA
This genomic interval carries:
- the LOC105210652 gene encoding uncharacterized protein LOC105210652, with translation MPANMSSNCIAICLSVSLALNILLMLLPHAAGDDWSASCASNCTCKWTNGKKSAICSSLQLTTIPTTLSTELQVLVLNDNHIPYLNREEFTNLGLLNLQRIYLKKSEVQYVHKETFRNLKILVEIDLSDNKIEMIDKDTFMGNDRLRILYLNGNPLKKLVAYQFPILPHLRTLDLHNCLISYVDPMALANLNLLEFLYLKNNLLESLSEYVFQHMTNLKTLVLDENPWQCNCKLRKFRNWYVKSKLNSISLLCKGPPSQKDKQWENVDEEQFGCMPKVELFNNEDVQNIDIGSNTTFSCLVYGDPLPEVTWELNGKILDNDNVIFDAESISSDKLWSNLTVFNMTSLDAGTYACIGSNVVGVATQNISIYLTEIVQHVLVKTPETFWYFGLIMGTFGTIFLLILLSFVVCLCKRTSRQRRHPKKSGVKPSVSFNDQEKKLLDLSITTTTADRGDSCIMDNNTVTTMSKTESVIGFEPIEIHATENMRGANHNHHQLTHQQAHQQQLQQHHAHMAGAGGGNGGQNSMMAPNRQQLMAVADGSCSVVGIPTSMASGVGGSSHPSTIPEEFPLNVGVFPPPPEFCSNIVPNPAYGNIFISVSVTQDMLDGADISMYPDLLNIPKRQLNADGTNVQTGVSVTSGSIGGNTNATTNTMLPSGTTTAVNVSSFATLPRNHQRRGILKKDSSLQHQHSLQQQQQQQTNLYPHDEIVSYHNLDTTYSQGYQEHQQQQQQLQQRQAYAANIVGLPPPPPPPAAANMSTQCHHNQAAAAVAAAINAKACAACIGTLSPPPPSCSTPPTTMDATPLRPLCKGGAGGNSASGNAGLKYDNMGRRITASGNSTLSLPDEADEECEEDETRFIEEACSIKQGQQQQDCQQQKSAAANASNAASGNSKVVDAGGGTDYVSL